In the Arachis ipaensis cultivar K30076 chromosome B10, Araip1.1, whole genome shotgun sequence genome, one interval contains:
- the LOC107622632 gene encoding uncharacterized protein LOC107622632 isoform X1 encodes MTTHKDALMAYTGQITPIQVSRLEKEKKQANYWEAQWCGDDEHNEFKVRKWQHRVRVNTRERTCSCRKWQLTGLPCCHGIAAIQRKNEKPEDYVHHKLTIEAYNRTYQFHINSIPSQEYWEHHEGLPCLPPPYKRPIGRPSKKRKKNSSEQNSGSQYNAKRRYGQITCQTCKRVGHNSRTCPDRSTRAAAQEEGIDEDEAREQEANWEETMEAAHATHIADEENLTQNHPESQPDENTDPDVYSNNCCTP; translated from the exons ATGACAACTCACAAGGACGCACTGATGGCTTACACTGGCCAAATAACCCCTATACAAGTGAGTAGATTAGAGAAGGAGAAAAAACAAGCTAACTACTGGGAGGCACAATGGTGTGGTGATGATGAGCACAACGAATTTAAAGTCAGAAAGTGGCAACATAGAGTGAGGGTGAACACAAGAGAGAGGACATGTTCCTGCAGAAAATGGCAGCTGACTGGACTACCATGTTGTCATGGTATTGCAGCAATACAGAGGAAGAATGAGAAGCCTGAAGACTATGTCCATCACAAGCTCACCATTGAGGCATACAACAGGACTTACCAGTTTCACATTAATAGCATACCAAGTCAAGAGTATTGGGAGCACCATGAAGGGTTGCCTTGTCTGCCTCCTCCATACAAGAGGCCTATTGGCAGAccttcaaagaaaaggaaaaagaacagCAGCGAGCAAAATTCTGGGAGCCAATACAATGCCAAGAGAAGATATGGCCAGATAACATGTCAAACCTGCAAGAGA GTTGGACATAATAGTAGAACTTGCCCTGATAGATCAACTAGAGCAGCAGCTCAAGAAGAAGGAATTGATGAGGATGAAGCTAGAGAGCAAGAAGCTAACTGGGAGGAGACCATGGAGGCTGCACATGCTACACATATTGCAGATGAGGAAAACCTCACTCAAAACCACCCAGAAAGTCAGCCTGATGAG AACACTGACCCTGATGTCTACTCCAACAACTGCTGCACCCCCTAA
- the LOC107622632 gene encoding uncharacterized protein LOC107622632 isoform X2, producing the protein MDRVVTFVYHHMGCLKKVRDGNVIYEGGLVIEIHRVNVETCNLFFVEGLFLDLCYPGYNEAYWLEPGFELGQGLRVLRTDAEVMRMCESAIKNDNTVYLYFNHPIDANPEIIDDDVVSDDSSESVVEVNPPGNERKTEVVNEETGEVNQLNKALTVIVKETLNEVVIEKAVDVNESDKCEGGVMNDDVNHGNEDKETEQPAAPEVVVKRVKKRHPRPPPSGLSQERRD; encoded by the exons ATGGATCGTGTAGTTACGTTTGTGTATCATCACATGGGTTGCTTGAAAAAGGTTAGAGATGGGAATGTGATATACGAAGGGGGTTTAGTAATTGAGATACACAGGGTGAATGTGGAGAcatgtaatttattttttgttgaggGGTTGTTTTTAGACCTGTGTTACCCTGGATATAATGAGGCGTATTGGCTAGAACCTGGTTTCGAATTAGGTCAGGGTCTTAGAGTGCTTAGGACAGATGCTGAAGTGATGAGGATGTGTGAAAGTGCAATTAAAAATGACAACACTGTCTATCTCTATTTTAATCACCCCATTGATGCCAACCCTGAAATCATTGATGACGATGTGGTGTCTGATGATAGCAGTGAGAGTGTGGTTGAGGTCAATCCACCTGGTAATGAGAGGAAAACTGAAGTTGTGAATGAAGAAACTGGCGAGGTTAATCAGTTGAATAAGGCTTTGACAGTTATTGTGAAAGAGACTTTGAATGAAGTTGTGATTGAGAAGGCTGTTGATGTTAACGAGTCGGATAAATGTGAGGGTGGTGTTATGAATGATGATGTGAATCACGGGAATGAGGATAAAGAGACTGAACAACCTGCAGCTCCAGAGGTGGTTGTTAAGAGGGTGAAAAAGAGGCATCCAAGACCACCACCCAGTGGTTTATCACAAGAAAGAAG GGATTGA
- the LOC110267385 gene encoding uncharacterized protein LOC110267385 isoform X2 gives MRLRDVYDPVRSKYLVWARNAFADLELVQKWPETDPEKMSIERIIQPDLCQSSNHSTWPSKSSNHPPATVTGLTVFFLGTGAALLLLDCFSEPAVLLPRCTASLRRTARRRTLVTTPPTAAAKCEGHCSAPAPLLLGASPPLLPLFLSFRRCSSSSPRRRCSFGEEGHKPLLSRSSLFSLFGSAWENEVRDRKSQRW, from the exons ATGAGACTGAGGGATGTATACGATCCGGTCCGGTCCAAATATTTGGTTTGGGCTCGAAATGCTTTTGCAGATCTTGAACTGGTTCAGAAGTGGCCTGAGACTGATCCCGAAAAAATGTCAATTGAGAGAATAATTCAACCGGATCTGTGCCAGAGTTCGAATCACTCGACCTGGCCCAGTAAGAGTTCGAATCACCCACCGGCCACCGTCACTGGCCTCACTGTGTTTTTCCTCGGAACAGGCGCTGCTCTGCTTCTGCTGGACTGCTTCTCGGAACCAGCTGTTCTGCTTCCGCGCTGCACGGCTTCTCTGCGCCGCACTGCTCGCCGGAGAACCTTAGTCACGACGCCACCAACAGCGGCCGCGAAGTGTGAAGGTCACTGCTCTGCTCCTGCTCCTCTTCTCCTCGGCgcttctcctcctcttcttcccctGTTCCTTTCTTTTCGGCGCTGCTCATCTTCTTCTCCTCGGCGCCGGTGCTCTTTTGGTGAGGAAGGTCACAAGCCCCTGCTCAGCCGCTCttctttgttctctttgtttggtTCTG CATGGGAGAATGAAGTTAGAGACAGAAAGTCTCAAAGATGGTAA
- the LOC110267386 gene encoding uncharacterized protein LOC110267386, which translates to MQAARARGKGGTVRKHSSIQAIDVDGGSGVGSKIYDGCCFCPLPVVPLKSKTSSNPDRWFLRCPMWKNTQRRCGYFQLLDEIEEQCVEGEVSSENSNMMGIADPKKKSRINQEGSDGRKRDRMMMVLSVVNDMKE; encoded by the exons ATGCAAGCAGCTAGGGCTCGTGGAAAAGGTGGAACCGTGAGAAAGCACTCATCCATTCAAGCCATCGACGTTGATGGTGGTTCAGGTGTTGGTAGTAAAATCTACGATGGGTGTTGCTTTTGTCCCCTCCCGGTGGTTCCGTTGAAGTCGAAGACAAGTAGCAACCCTGATAGATGGTTTCTACGTTGCCCTATGTGGAAG AACACACAAAGACGTTGTGGGTATTTTCAATTGTTGGATGAAATAGAAGAGCAATGTGTGGAAGGAGAAGTTTCTTCGGAGAATAGCAACATGATGGGCATAGCAGACCCAAAGAAGAAAAGCAGAATCAACCAGGAGGGTAGTGATGGCCGGAAAAGGGATAGGATGATGATGGTACTTTCTGTGGTGAATGACATGAAGGAGTAG
- the LOC107623918 gene encoding dof zinc finger protein DOF1.4 produces the protein MGLSSKQVSSTGLDWNKALLQSSQNLELPSKITTMKKQQQQQQQQQQQQIQQQQPILEPLRCPRCDSTNTKFCYYNNYNKSQPRHFCRACKRHWTKGGTLRNVPVGGGRKNKRPTKKSTTTTSISTTTTTTVTTLNGGGGKMEVQPQSNRPLPPPPPTLYQSMIRPPPLLPQQNNNNLSEVKDFGGSGMFLSSSSSALNLPQSQSLIFPFSTTSSSSFDANPCSVSASNIYSYGGEEFKTMEETTINGTNTHLWEIPLPATTTSVAMEMPSNYWGWEDLDPLVSTDLNVPWDDSDIKP, from the coding sequence atgggtTTGAGTTCTAAGCAGGTTTCAAGTACAGGACTTGATTGGAACAAGGCCTTGTTGCAATCATCACAAAACTTGGAGTTACCATCAAAGATTACTACTATgaagaaacaacaacaacaacaacaacaacaacagcaacaacaaattCAGCAGCAGCAACCAATATTAGAGCCTTTGAGGTGTCCAAGATGTGATTCAACAAACACAAAGTTTTGTTACTACAACAATTACAACAAATCTCAGCCTCGCCATTTCTGTAGAGCTTGCAAGAGGCACTGGACTAAAGGTGGAACCCTCCGCAATGTTCCTGTTGGAGGTGGAAGAAAGAATAAGAGACCAACCAAGAAATCAACAACCACTACTTCTATTagcaccaccaccactaccactgTTACCACCTTAAATGGTGGTGGTGGAAAAATGGAAGTTCAACCTCAGAGTAAtcgtcctcttcctcctcctcctcctactCTTTACCAATCTATGATTCGTCCACCACCCTTGCTACCACAACAGAATAATAATAATCTATCAGAAGTTAAGGACTTTGGTGGTAGTGGAATGTTTCTGAGTTCATCATCATCAGCTTTGAATCTTCCTCAGAGTCAAAGTCTAATCTTTCCCTTCTCAACAACATCAAGTTCTAGTTTTGATGCAAACCCATGTTCAGTTTCAGCCTCCAATATTTATAGCTATGGTGGAGAAGAGTTTAAGACAATGGAGGAGACAACCATCAATGGTACTAACACACACCTATGGGAGATTCCATTACCTGCTACAACAACAAGTGTTGCTATGGAAATGCCTTCAAATTATTGGGGTTGGGAGGACCTTGATCCTTTGGTCTCAACTGATCTAAATGTTCCTTGGGATGATTCTGATATCAAACCTTGA
- the LOC110267385 gene encoding uncharacterized protein LOC110267385 isoform X1, protein MRLRDVYDPVRSKYLVWARNAFADLELVQKWPETDPEKMSIERIIQPDLCQSSNHSTWPSKSSNHPPATVTGLTVFFLGTGAALLLLDCFSEPAVLLPRCTASLRRTARRRTLVTTPPTAAAKCEGHCSAPAPLLLGASPPLLPLFLSFRRCSSSSPRRRCSFGEEGHKPLLSRSSLFSLFGSGQHGRMKLETESLKDGKCNDGKEKEKVHFERKKGLENSISFGIDMTSISVYILSPSIWNCDSWRDSSSTLASNFFVTNY, encoded by the exons ATGAGACTGAGGGATGTATACGATCCGGTCCGGTCCAAATATTTGGTTTGGGCTCGAAATGCTTTTGCAGATCTTGAACTGGTTCAGAAGTGGCCTGAGACTGATCCCGAAAAAATGTCAATTGAGAGAATAATTCAACCGGATCTGTGCCAGAGTTCGAATCACTCGACCTGGCCCAGTAAGAGTTCGAATCACCCACCGGCCACCGTCACTGGCCTCACTGTGTTTTTCCTCGGAACAGGCGCTGCTCTGCTTCTGCTGGACTGCTTCTCGGAACCAGCTGTTCTGCTTCCGCGCTGCACGGCTTCTCTGCGCCGCACTGCTCGCCGGAGAACCTTAGTCACGACGCCACCAACAGCGGCCGCGAAGTGTGAAGGTCACTGCTCTGCTCCTGCTCCTCTTCTCCTCGGCgcttctcctcctcttcttcccctGTTCCTTTCTTTTCGGCGCTGCTCATCTTCTTCTCCTCGGCGCCGGTGCTCTTTTGGTGAGGAAGGTCACAAGCCCCTGCTCAGCCGCTCttctttgttctctttgtttggtTCTG GGCAGCATGGGAGAATGAAGTTAGAGACAGAAAGTCTCAAAGATGGTAAATGCAATgatggaaaagaaaaagagaaggttcACTTT GAGAGAAAGAAAGGCCTAGAGAATTCAATAAGTTTTGGGATTGATATGACTAGCATTAGTGTTTACATTTTGTCTCCTAGCATCTGGAATTGTGATTCATGGAGAGATTCAAGTTCAACTTTGGCTAGCAACTTCTTTGTAACAAATTATTAG